From the Methanobacterium sp. BAmetb5 genome, the window TTAAAGGAAATGAATGAGCATTTAGCAGTAATATGTTTCTGGCTGGAACAGCATGACCCTGATTATAAACAAGGTGATCTGCTCTGATTACTGACCCTACACTGCCTGGCACCTCCGGATGGACGTGGGTAAAATGCCCGTATTCCGGTCAATCAAACCATCTACACTGGTGCCAAGGATTATAATTTCACAGAACAGGATATGCAAGATTATAATCAGGTGTTGGATAATAATCATGCGGATTACTACTTTTCCAGGGCGGGGGCCTTGAATTTAACCAACTATAGGTTGGTAAAGAAGGTTGGCGACTTTATATTATATGAGGAGTTAAATAAGTATTGATGAAAATTGGAATTATCAGCTCTGCCTACCCTGATTTTGAAGACGACCCCCATGGAATATTTGTCCATAGATTAATGAGAGAGATAGTGAAGAAGGGACACGAGGTCCATGTTCTTGCTCCTTACACTGGTGGTGAAACAGAATACACCTTGCAGGGGGTGCTGGTGCAAAGATTTCACTACTTCTACCCCCGGAGGTTTGAAAAACTTTCCGGAAGAGCGGGGATGATCGACAATGTTAAAGAGGGCTTTTTAGTCAAAATTCAGGTTTTAACTTTCCTTTTCTTCAACGTTGTTCATTCATTACTAAAGCTAAGGAAAATGGATGTTATCCATGTACAATGGCCCATTCCTAATGGTTTAGGCGGGATTTTTTTGAAAAAGATTTACGGGATCCCTTACATTAACACCATTCATGGTGAAGAAGTTCACCTTTCCAAACGGTACCATTTGCTCTTTGCCCTCCGTTGGCTGGTGAATAACTCCTCAAAGACTATAACCAACAGCACTGCCACCAGGAAATTCTGCCTGGAAGCAGGTCTGGATGGGGATAAAATTGAGGTGATACCCTTTGGAGTGGACACTGACTTTTTCCGGCCCCTGGAAGTATACAAGGATGAGAATATCTTTCAAATTCTTTCAGTGGGTTATTTGATTGAAAGAAAGGGATTCGAGTATCTTATAAGGGCAATGCCTCAGGTTTTAGAGGAACATGCAAATGCTAGGTTGAAGATAGTTGGATCCGGACCACTAGAATCTGAATTAAAGGAACTCATCTATGAACTGGAACTGGGGGATGAAGTGGAAATTGTGAAGAATATATCTGATGATGAACTTTTGATGGTATACAATTCTGCTGATCTCTTTGTGCTCCCCTCCATTGTGGACTCCCAGGGGAACACTGAAGGATTGGGTGTTGTTTTACTGGAAGCTATGGCTTGTGGGCTTCCAGTTATGGGATCCAATGTGGGCGGTATTCCGGATATAATTCGTGATGGAGAGACCGGTATATTATTCATTGAGAAAGATAGTTCCATGATTGCAGAAAAAATTAATTTGGCCCTGGAAAATAAACCTCAAATGGAAAAAATAGCCACAAATGGAATTAATGAGGTAAAAATGAAGTTTAGCTGGGATACAATTGCTAAAGAATATTTAGACTTTTATAAAGGAGTACTCCTATGAATAAATTGCAGAGTTTCATGACTCTATCGAAATAGCAAAATTATAAGAAACTGGCTATTTTATACTATTTTATGAAAGTTTTAGTTATTTATTATAAACAGGATGCTGTTGTAAGCACTCTTAGATTGGGGGGATTAATTAAATATTTGCCTGAGTTTGGATGGGAACCAATTATATTAACAAATAAACCTTCACCTGAATTAAATAAGTTTAAAGTGATAACTGTACCTTATGATGATGATTATATTAAAAGATTGCCTAAACTTCTTAGAAATATAAAAAATAACAGCAATATCCTTCTTAAGATAATTAAATTCACATGGATGGCTTTTTTCTTATACCCTGACGCACAAAAATACTGGTATGAACCGGCTTTAGCTGTTGTTGAAGATTTACTTGAAAATGAGGATATTGATGCAGTTATCAGCTCTTTCCCACCTGTAACTCCTCATTTAATAGCTAAGAGTATACATGAAAATTATGGAATTCCCTGGATTGCAGATTTAAGAGATCTGTGGACTCAGTATGGTTATTACGTTTATAAATTATTTCCCCCACGACTTTATAGGGAGAGGAGATTAGAAAAGAATACGCTATCTCAGGCAGATTATTTAACCATAGTTTCAGAACCATTAGCCGAAAAATTAAGGAAAATACATAAGGATAGTAGTATTCGTATAATTCCCAATGGTTTTG encodes:
- a CDS encoding glycosyltransferase family 4 protein — protein: MKIGIISSAYPDFEDDPHGIFVHRLMREIVKKGHEVHVLAPYTGGETEYTLQGVLVQRFHYFYPRRFEKLSGRAGMIDNVKEGFLVKIQVLTFLFFNVVHSLLKLRKMDVIHVQWPIPNGLGGIFLKKIYGIPYINTIHGEEVHLSKRYHLLFALRWLVNNSSKTITNSTATRKFCLEAGLDGDKIEVIPFGVDTDFFRPLEVYKDENIFQILSVGYLIERKGFEYLIRAMPQVLEEHANARLKIVGSGPLESELKELIYELELGDEVEIVKNISDDELLMVYNSADLFVLPSIVDSQGNTEGLGVVLLEAMACGLPVMGSNVGGIPDIIRDGETGILFIEKDSSMIAEKINLALENKPQMEKIATNGINEVKMKFSWDTIAKEYLDFYKGVLL
- a CDS encoding glycosyltransferase, yielding MKVLVIYYKQDAVVSTLRLGGLIKYLPEFGWEPIILTNKPSPELNKFKVITVPYDDDYIKRLPKLLRNIKNNSNILLKIIKFTWMAFFLYPDAQKYWYEPALAVVEDLLENEDIDAVISSFPPVTPHLIAKSIHENYGIPWIADLRDLWTQYGYYVYKLFPPRLYRERRLEKNTLSQADYLTIVSEPLAEKLRKIHKDSSIRIIPNGFDPEIVNQGHPLTKKFSIIYAGGLWSGRRDPRILFEAIKQLKLENKIDLNDFEINFFGPDEDRYWIQNFIKGYGLEEIVNFQGLIPRDEVIKKEWGSQLLLLLLWDNPDEKGVVPGKIFEYLAAKRPILVIGYVGGVVDDLLKQTHTGISLNNVNEIKRELLKAYSEFKCSGMVSYNGVYEEIEKYNHKEMTKKFVDVLNRVLKN